The nucleotide sequence ccagaggtgggtagtaatgcactacatttacaacattacatttacttgagtaactgtTTGGAAAATAAATAACTTGAGTATTTTTTTTGGTGGGTACTTTTCACTGTTACCAAAGTTATGATGTGTTtcgttcctgtcgttacattactggttttaatttaatcAGTGTTAATAAATGCATCATTAGAGATTTATGAATGTGACTCTCACGACAGCAGAACTTCACAGCTGCACGCTGTCACTCGAGTCCCGTTCAACACTACAGAAGCGTGCAACACAATGCCTTCACtttacaccaagacaaggatatatttcaagattaaaattgcagctccaacttaagaaaaCACAGTGAGGTCAGTTTTAGAAATTGTATTGTTATaatgtgggcttgtctgtgtcatggtgatACTCATTCATTTTCAGCGTGATTCTTATGACCTCAGTTTCaaagtttgcatttttatatcagtgctgcaacatatcagtgcctactgtataaatcTTTGTAAACATCCATGTTAAGTGTAAATGTTTTGCCCTGCCTATCAAGATTgtgagcatttctgcacgtgGAAGGTTGGCACGTGCAGCTTTTGACAGATGAGGGCGTCTTTGTCTTATGGACAACAAGTTTCCAAACACAGCGATAAGTTGCAATTTACCCCCTTAGTGTACAGAATTTGTTTGACACTGACAATGCTGGAACTACACTGAACTAAATTCACGCAGGACATACAAAGCTGTGAAATAACAACAAAAAGGGCATGAATAAATCATGAACTTTCTTCAGTGTATAATTAAACACTATATAAAACTTGGGACTGTGCAacattgtttttcactgtaataattactataaAAAGGAATCCAAACatctcttctaattgacagattcatccaaatctgagaagcatccttaaagtgatagttcagcattatattaatattatatcatctTTTCCGtgccctcatgttcttccaacccTGTGAAACTGTCTGTATTCTGTGGagcccaaaagatgttagacagaatgttagggatggacagtctcagtcaccattccctttcaaaattttaaaggggaaaaacacaaatagttttaaaagaatatctcagcactgttcaTTTATACTAGAATGCAAGTGAAATGtataccaaaactttgaagctcagaaagcaaataaaggcagcattaaagcaattcaaatgacactggttcaatctgtcttcagaagggatatgataagtgtgggtgagaaacagatcaatatttaaatcctttttaattaataaatctccactttcacattcttcttgagTTTTTAGTGATTAAATTCTTTGCACATATTgccacctaatgggcagggaagaggattaatagtaaaaaaatacaaataaataaataaataaaaaaggaaaaaaaaaacttaaatattattaagttatagatatgtatctgtttctcactcacacctatcatattgcttctgaaaatcactggagtcatattaattacttttattctgcctctatgtgctttttggagcttcaaagttctggtgaccattcacttgcattgtatggaccaacagagcagagatattcttctaattcttcatttgtgttctgcagaaaattaACGATAACTTTCCACCCcaattctgaccctctgtcagaaatgctctgttttggtgctgcttcaccttttaagacttgacagtaaatgcccactgttatgattggctttctgctcttgactgacctgctctctccttgccacCTCACTGCTCACTACTGGGCGTGGCTACAGAAGCAATAAAGCAGatgttgatgtgtttttgtggaggcagtcagatgcaaatgtctactacagtgtgacatcacaacgTGTAGAAGTAGTGAACGACTCGGAAATGCTCGCGTGCATGACACTCACGTAATATGTCAGATGAGAAGCAAATTCAGCGCTTATGAACGACAGATAATTGTCATTGAATTTGCTGAAAATAGatacatttgtatacattttttttaaatatttgtttttctaaaatagttttgcgtgctaccattgttttactatagaTCAATAATGgtttatattgtggttactaaggtttaaatacaaaaaaacatatttaaaccatggtgtttgtagtaaaacaatagtaaccacaaaatgtttaaattttaTTACCATTGTTTTctatttcctgtattattactatggtttcactatgaatatcatgATTAACAAATTATTACTGAAGTAAAACCATGGCATTTATTATGAGTTCACACAAAActtgaggaaatgcaaaactatttcagaaacaaAAAATTCCCACCTTGTCCTCTATGGGGTTCTGTATATTTAACGTTTCATATTTTTAACTGAGGACAGAAATACCTTAGAGTAGGCTGGCTTGCTCGTGCAGTTTCAGCCAGTGACATTTCTAATGCTCTCTGGAGGGCCTGCTCCTCTGTCTGTTATAACAAATAGAAAAATGTCATGGTTTAAAAAGTTAAACAGTCAAATGTAGATTTTTATAAGAACAGTCCACTGAAACTCTCACAAAATGAGCAACACACCAGCCCAGCCTGAAATGACACTGATGGAGGCATTACATTCTGTGCCATGGGGGATACCAGTGGAGATGCAGCATTTGTCCTTTGTGCACTGTGGAGTAACAGAGAACAACTAAATACTAAGATACTATATTAAAACTTGTGttaaacttaattaaataaaaattctaacAGTTCTATAAGTTTCTCTGAATATGCGTACCTAATGCTCTGAGGTCTGGCAGTCCCAGTCAATCCATTTGACACAGTCCTAGTGCTCCCTCTAGTGGACGATGCTGATGCATGACTAGAAGAGGCTTGAGCCCTCATTAAAGCAGCATGCCTGCAAAACAATCCCCACCATCATTATAATGCCAGTCCTCCACGGAGCTTCACTAATCAGTGTGGCCACTGCAACACTGAGCTTACCCTGATTTGGAGACTGGCTTGCTGTCAGTCTTACAGTCATGGTCGAGTGGATGTCTGTGTTTGAGACAGTAGTTCAAGTGGCACTGGTCACAGGTCACCCTTATCATTTCCTTCTGCTTACAGCCCCCCTTGGAGCATTTGTTTGTAAAGATCTGTGGGATGAGAAAGAATCGGTTTGGCATTCATTTTACATTCTCACCTTGATCCATGAAAAATAATCATCTCCATTTCCTTTTGGTCCTCCAAATCAAGGCTACCTTTCGTTTCCTTTGAGCAGGGTCAGATTTGCAGTCTCTGTCTATGTGTTCCCCAACTTTAATGTCTGGCATTTCCCCTCTTTTAATGGGAATAGGGGTGTTGCACAATGGACATACAGGAACCTGGACATCCTGTACAGAGAaaagaaacacatacagtatcaGCATAGCTGTAAGTTTAAGCAGTTGTTAAATATGTACCGCAGTGATATGCTGAAGCAGGATAATTATTCATTAGACACAATTATACACACCTTCTTATATGACGAAGTGCACTTGTGATTTGCATAAGTTATGTGGTCTTTGCAGAAAATGTCTTCACAGGCGTCGCATCTCATGGGAAGAAAATCTGTAGTGTACAccacgtgacaaaagaacacaTATGATACATGAtatgcattaaataataattaatcagcATACTTATTGGCAGATGCCAATATGTGGAGAGCAGGGCGGGTCGCTGGCTGATATAACACAGAGATATATAAAATAGGGCTAATATCAGGGCTGTTCAAGTTAACGTGTGAACACATGCAGTTAAACGTGATTAACGTTGTCATTTTGAATGTTATTAAGTATTAACGCATTCAGTATGACATTATATCAGTTTAATTCTGTTCTGTGGGATTTCGAAAAACTAATCGGAACCTTTGGAGTTGacggggtaagttgtcacaagaAAGTTATCACAAACTGGCTTATATCTCAGAAACTATtcatttatacaatttattaattacatCAATTGTTggtcaaaacaatgttttgatatgttcATACGTTAGAGGTTATatttttgctgtttcatgaattgttttgtgtttgataCTCTgctatttttttacttttgacatttagctgaaaagcctatAATAGGCTGTGTAATGCATATCTCTGGTTTTTagtgacctgggacctcattccacccatTGTACCTcatctatttttgtatttgtgcccacacctctttagtactTCTCAACCTTTCTCTTATGAATAGTGTAACATAAATACAAGGCAaaatttccacacacacacacacatgacttgAAAGCTATTTCCATGCCCAAACATTTACCCTTTCAATCTGAAAATGGCACTAAAATCACATTCACAAATTTGTATAAAACAAAACCCCAACATGGTTTGATAAAAGTTCAACTGaacacatttcagtttaaatATGGACACATTACGTGAATCCTAATATGGGTGGGGATTAGCAGCATATCGTTGTctctattatttattattttataactatTTAATAACCAAAAGTGTATAGAGTTGTATGCAAAtagcattgtttattttgcacttctaaaaagtcatatttttttttattatttcaaatacaAGTTTACTAATCACAGTATATTGACTTCTTATATCGATTACAAGACAAGTGATTACTATACTcatacaaatgtacacatacttgttATATGTGCTaattcttactcaaggtggcgctgttgtttcagtgattgacttgatttgcatttgacattgttatttgatgaagaagcaatgGGGaattaaactatagcaagtgcaaCACATGAACAGAATGATTTGGTAATTGTCATTATTTGGGTGGACTATTGATATTATGTAAATTGTGTGACTTAAAAAATGCCTGAGGAAATacatgtgtagctcaatatgtatTTGACAGCCAGatgcgtctcatgaaatttcagtgtggaagtaataAATCCTGgtctagatttttttttgcatctctttgatatatgaaaactatAACACCAAAATATtactttctaattgtcttgaaaacatttagaaaatctgACATTATTTGGGCATTTTAAAGATCCATTTGTGTTAGATATATGTGCAGGGTTGCTAAAGACTCGAGGTACGTAATATTGTTTGgcgaaacacccatgcatttaaggattAATGACAGATgctttgtgacaacttaccccaaagTGTGACGACATGCCCCACAATTGGACCTGTCTCCCTTATATTAATGATGATGGCAAATAATTTGTACACAAATCGCTGAAATGATACAAGCACTTATTTTacaacaactaaaacaaaataggTGTATTAATCCATTGACAAGGCTGTCAGAAGATTTTAAAAATGATACATGGGGGAACAAACACATATGTTAATTTGCCAAGTAACCACAATGAAACCACAAAAAAATCATCAAATATTTGCCGGCTAATTGATTTCATCAACAGATCTGTCATATTCTGTTACTTCTATTTATACCTTAGACAGTTAAAAAGGGAGAAAATAATGTCTGGTGTTGAAGAAATGCCACACCTAATACAAACAACATGCATAGCATTTGTCATTCAGCACATGATCATGGACTTAATCATCCACACAAACATTAATAATTAACAGGCTGTAGGAAAACCGGACAGTGTGTTTAGACTGAAAACACCCACCAAGACGTTTGCAGGACTTTTCCGAGCAGTGCTCACCGAGATCTGGAAACTCCATGGCACAGTGGTGAAATGTGTTTTGCTTCTTTTACTGTCAACAGGACATAAAAACATCAGTCCTCTGACCTACAGAGTCATCTGTGGTCATATCAATCAAAACAAGCTGCCAA is from Xyrauchen texanus isolate HMW12.3.18 chromosome 8, RBS_HiC_50CHRs, whole genome shotgun sequence and encodes:
- the LOC127647983 gene encoding AN1-type zinc finger protein 2A-like isoform X2 encodes the protein MEFPDLGEHCSEKSCKRLDFLPMRCDACEDIFCKDHITYANHKCTSSYKKDVQVPVCPLCNTPIPIKRGEMPDIKVGEHIDRDCKSDPAQRKRKIFTNKCSKGGCKQKEMIRVTCDQCHLNYCLKHRHPLDHDCKTDSKPVSKSGHAALMRAQASSSHASASSTRGSTRTVSNGLTGTARPQSISAQRTNAASPLVSPMAQNVMPPSVSFQAGLTEEQALQRALEMSLAETARASQPTLSPQEQEDLALAQALAASEEEYRRLQQRQQVARNLSSQ
- the LOC127647983 gene encoding AN1-type zinc finger protein 2A-like isoform X1 produces the protein MEFPDLGEHCSEKSCKRLDFLPMRCDACEDIFCKDHITYANHKCTSSYKKDVQVPVCPLCNTPIPIKRGEMPDIKVGEHIDRDCKSDPAQRKRKIFTNKCSKGGCKQKEMIRVTCDQCHLNYCLKHRHPLDHDCKTDSKPVSKSGHAALMRAQASSSHASASSTRGSTRTVSNGLTGTARPQSISAQRTNAASPLVSPMAQNVMPPSVSFQAGLTEEQALQRALEMSLAETARASQPTLSPQEQEDLALAQALAASEEEYRRLQQRQQSGVSKQSSCSLS
- the LOC127647983 gene encoding AN1-type zinc finger protein 2B-like isoform X3, producing the protein MEFPDLGEHCSEKSCKRLDFLPMRCDACEDIFCKDHITYANHKCTSSYKKDVQVPVCPLCNTPIPIKRGEMPDIKVGEHIDRDCKSDPAQRKRKIFTNKCSKGGCKQKEMIRVTCDQCHLNYCLKHRHPLDHDCKTDSKPVSKSG